From one Drosophila subpulchrella strain 33 F10 #4 breed RU33 chromosome 3L, RU_Dsub_v1.1 Primary Assembly, whole genome shotgun sequence genomic stretch:
- the LOC119555648 gene encoding E3 ubiquitin-protein ligase Nedd-4 isoform X7 → MSARSSGCVAASVIPVPSSSSSSAGGGDVPRPPPRRRAASVAGQQQSRQEFGNGHTPRRSLAAVNDSGDSCHLRIVVLSGQSLAKKDIFGASDPYVRIDLNTINGDINIDSVLTKTKKKTLNPIWNEEFIFRVKPSEHKLVFQVFDENRLTRDDFLGMVELTLVNLPTEQEGRTIGDQSYTLRPRRSVGSAKSRIKGTLRIYHAFIRETREQSEPSSGNSDGEWEHVEATNAGETSSQPHPFPTGGHDALPAGWEERQDANGRTYYVNHTARTTQWERPTILTSNSSQSTDQLGSDFQRRFHISVDETESGRSAPQRSRNATHMEALASEESSQDEDEDGDVAENGDEEMVDLQNNQANCLHCGELHDNEEAEEDGDEPEQDNVELQPPTPDPDQPSATSRSAHTCDILDRNLYLKRIFDTISRNSLEDNNNVAGLATTPSTEATTPTTISPPNTSTNNNGFAMLPCQEGVQTDPTVDHTSFVYNSLRHPVAHRQPEISATSLQNDLRPVREAPGVPDVAITNLLTRRAAGNMADGLGRHQQRRRQQMQLHIQQHQQRQQQLQQQHQNRILNEDTDHTDSHNPSDISAPSTRRNSEEDNAAVPPMEQNAGGEEEPLPPRWSMQVAPNGRTFFIDHASRRTTWIDPRNGRASPMPNQTRRVEDDLGPLPEGWEERVHTDGRVFYIDHNTRTTQWEDPRLSNPNIAGQAVPYSRDYKQKYEYFKSHIRKPTNVPNKFEIRIRRTSILEDSYRIISSVTKTDLLKTKLWVEFEGETGLDYGGLAREWFYLLSKEMFNPYYGLFEYSAMDNYTLQINNGSGLCNEEHLSYFKFIGRIAGMAVYHGKLLDAFFIRPFYKMMLQKPIDLKDMESVDTEYYNSLMWIKENDPRILELTFCLDEDVFGQKSQHELKPGGANIDVTNENKDEYIKLVIEWRFVARVKEQMSSFLDGFGSIIPLNLIKIFDEHELELLMCGIQNIDVKDWRENTLYKGDYHMNHIIIQWFWRAVLSFSNEMRSRLLQFVTGTSRVPMNGFKELYGSNGPQMFTIEKWGTPNNFPRAHTCFNRLDLPPYEGYLQLKDKLIKAIEGSQGFAGVD, encoded by the exons ATGTCGGCACGTTCCAGCGGCTGTGTGGCCGCCTCGGTCATTCCCGTCCCCTCGTCTTCCTCTTCCTCGGCGGGCGGCGGcgatgtgccacgcccaccgccccGCAGGAGGGCCGCCTCTGTTGCAGGACAACAGCAATCGCGCCAGGAATTCGGCAACGGACACACGCCACgtcgatcgttggcagcagtG AACGACTCTGGCGACTCGTGTCACCTGCGAATCGTTGTGCTCAGCGGCCAGTCGCTGGCCAAAAAGGATATATTCGGCGCCAG CGACCCGTATGTCAGAATCGATTTGAACACAATCAACGGTGATATAAATATTGACTCTGTTTTGACAAAGACCAAAAAGAAG ACACTGAACCCAATCTGGAACGAAGAGTTCATATTCAGA GTTAAACCGTCTGAGCATAAGCTTGTCTTTCAAGTGTTTGACGAGAATCGCCTGACACGCGACGACTTTCTGGGCATGGTGGAGCTGACCCTGGTCAATCTGCCCACGGAGCAGGAGGGCCGCACCATCGGAGACCAAAGCTACACTCTGCGCCCGCGCAGGTCAGTAGG CAGCGCCAAATCCCGCATCAAGGGCACCCTGCGCATCTACCACGCCTTCATCCGGGAGACGCGGGAGCAGAGCGAGCCGTCCAGCGGCAACAGCGACGGCGAGTGGGAGCACGTGGAGGCCACCAATGCCGGCGAGACCTCGTCGCAGCCG CACCCCTTTCCCACTGGCGGCCACGACGCCCTGCCCGCTGGCTGGGAGGAGCGCCAGGATGCCAATGGGCGCACGTACTATGTGAATCACACGGCAAGGACGACGCAATGGGAGCGACCTACTAT CTTAACGAGCAACAGTAGTCAGTCCACTGACCAGCTGGGCTCGGATTTCCAGAGACGTTTTCACATCAGCGTGGACGAAACGGAGTCAGGACGTTCGGCG CCACAGAGGTCGAGGAACGCTACTCACATGGAGGCCCTGGCCAGCGAGGAAAGCAGtcaggatgaggatgaggatggtGATGTGGCTGAGAATGGGGATGAGGAGATGGTGGATCTCCAGAATAATCAGGCCAATTGTCTGCACTGCGGCGAGCTGCATGACAATGAGGAAGCCGAGGAGGATGGCGATGAGCCGGAGCAGGACAATGTGGAGCTCCAGCCACCGACACCTGACCCAGATCAGCCCTCGGCCACATCCCGAAGCGCGCACACTTGTGATATACTCGATAGGAACTTGTACCTGAAACGCATATTC GACACCATCAGTCGGAATAGTTTAGAGGACAATAACAATGTTGCTGGCTTAGCAACGACACCATCAACAGAGGCAACCACACCCACAACGATCTCACCACCCAACACATCAACAAACAACAATGGATTTGCCATGTTACCTTGCCAAGAGGGCGTACAGACGGACCCAACAGTGGACCATACCAG TTTTGTTTACAATTCCCTGCGACATCCTGTCGCCCATAGGCAGCCCGAAATCTCGGCGACCAGTTTGCAGAACGACCTGCGGCCGGTGCGAGAGGCGCCCGGGGTGCCGGATGTGGCCATAACCAATCTGTTGACGCGGCGGGCCGCGGGCAACATGGCCGACGGTCTGGGACGACATCAGCAGCGGCGGCGACAGCAGATGCAACTGCACAtccagcagcatcagcagcggcaacagcagcttcagcagcagcaccagaaTAGAATATTG AATGAAGACACCGATCACACAGACAGCCACAATCCCTCCGACATCTCAGCTCCGTCCACCCGACGCAATTCCGAGGAAGACAACGCTGCTGTGCCTCCAATGGAACAA AATGCTGGTGGCGAGGAGGAACCCCTGCCACCGCGCTGGTCGATGCAGGTAGCCCCTAACGGCAGGACGTTCTTCATTGACCACGCATCCCGGCGGACCACCTGGATTGATCCCCGCAACGGAAGGGCCAGCCCTATGCCAAATCAGACGCGTCGCGTCGAGGACGACCTGGGTCCCTTGCCCGAGGGCTGGGAGGAGCGGGTGCACACCGACGGACGCGTGTTCTATATAGATCATA ACACGCGAACCACGCAGTGGGAGGATCCTCGCTTGTCCAATCCAAACATTGCCGGACAGGCTGTGCCCTACTCCCGAGATTACAAACAGAAATACGAGTATTTCAAGAGTCATATTAGAAAGCCT ACCAATGTaccaaataaatttgaaatacGTATTCGCCGTACATCGATTCTAGAGGATTCTTACAGAATTATCAGTTCGGTAACCAAAACCGATTTACTAAAGACTAAATTATGGGTGGAGTTTGAGGGAGAAACTGGGTTAG ATTACGGAGGCCTTGCTAGGGAATGGTTCTATTTACTATCGAAAGAAATGTTCAATCCGTATTATGGGCTCTTTGAGTACTCGGCCATGGACAACTATACGCTGCAGATAAACAATGGCAGCGGTTTGTGCAACGAAGAGCATTTAAGTTACTTCAA ATTCATCGGCCGCATTGCGGGCATGGCTGTGTATCATGGAAAGCTGCTGGATGCCTTCTTTATTCGTCCATTCTACAAGATGATGCTGCAGAAGCCCATTGACCTGAAGGACATGGAGTCTGTGGACACGGAGTACTACAACTCGCTAATGTGGATCAAGGAGAACGATCCGCGCATCCTCGAACTGACTTTCTGCCTGGATGAGGACGTTTTTGGCCAGAAGAGTCAGCACGAACTAAAGCCGGGTGGCGCCAACATAGACGTGACAAATGAAAACAAGGATGAATACATCAA ACTGGTTATTGAATGGCGTTTTGTGGCACGTGTCAAGGAGCAGATGTCGTCCTTCCTGGATGGCTTCGGATCGATTATCCCCCTGAATCTTATTAAAATATTCGATGAGCATGAGCTGGAGCTGCTGATGTGCGGCATACAGAACATCGATGTGAAGGACTGGCGCGAGAATACTCTATACAAGGGCGACTACCACATGAATCACATAATCATCCAGTGGTTCTGGCGGGCGGTGCTCTCGTTCTCCAACGAGATGCGTTCCCGCCTGCTGCAGTTTGTGACGGGCACATCGCGCGTGCCAATGAACGGTTTCAAGGAGCTGTACGGCTCCAATGGCCCCCAGATGTTTACCATCGAGAAGTGGGGCACGCCCAATAACTTTCCAAGGGCACATACCTG TTTCAACCGCCTGGACCTGCCGCCCTACGAAGGCTACCTGCAGCTGAAGGACAAACTGATCAAGGCCATCGAGGGCAGTCAAGGATTTGCCGGAGTTGATTAA
- the LOC119555648 gene encoding E3 ubiquitin-protein ligase Nedd-4 isoform X3, which produces MSARSSGCVAASVIPVPSSSSSSAGGGDVPRPPPRRRAASVAGQQQSRQEFGNGHTPRRSLAAVNDSGDSCHLRIVVLSGQSLAKKDIFGASDPYVRIDLNTINGDINIDSVLTKTKKKTLNPIWNEEFIFRVKPSEHKLVFQVFDENRLTRDDFLGMVELTLVNLPTEQEGRTIGDQSYTLRPRRSVGSAKSRIKGTLRIYHAFIRETREQSEPSSGNSDGEWEHVEATNAGETSSQPHPFPTGGHDALPAGWEERQDANGRTYYVNHTARTTQWERPTILTSNSSQSTDQLGSDFQRRFHISVDETESGRSARSRNATHMEALASEESSQDEDEDGDVAENGDEEMVDLQNNQANCLHCGELHDNEEAEEDGDEPEQDNVELQPPTPDPDQPSATSRSAHTCDILDRNLYLKRIFDTISRNSLEDNNNVAGLATTPSTEATTPTTISPPNTSTNNNGFAMLPCQEGVQTDPTVDHTSFVYNSLRHPVAHRQPEISATSLQNDLRPVREAPGVPDVAITNLLTRRAAGNMADGLGRHQQRRRQQMQLHIQQHQQRQQQLQQQHQNRILLDVDHRQPELQHRGQRNQQLQLLQRHQPSNEDTDHTDSHNPSDISAPSTRRNSEEDNAAVPPMEQNAGGEEEPLPPRWSMQVAPNGRTFFIDHASRRTTWIDPRNGRASPMPNQTRRVEDDLGPLPEGWEERVHTDGRVFYIDHNTRTTQWEDPRLSNPNIAGQAVPYSRDYKQKYEYFKSHIRKPTNVPNKFEIRIRRTSILEDSYRIISSVTKTDLLKTKLWVEFEGETGLDYGGLAREWFYLLSKEMFNPYYGLFEYSAMDNYTLQINNGSGLCNEEHLSYFKFIGRIAGMAVYHGKLLDAFFIRPFYKMMLQKPIDLKDMESVDTEYYNSLMWIKENDPRILELTFCLDEDVFGQKSQHELKPGGANIDVTNENKDEYIKLVIEWRFVARVKEQMSSFLDGFGSIIPLNLIKIFDEHELELLMCGIQNIDVKDWRENTLYKGDYHMNHIIIQWFWRAVLSFSNEMRSRLLQFVTGTSRVPMNGFKELYGSNGPQMFTIEKWGTPNNFPRAHTCFNRLDLPPYEGYLQLKDKLIKAIEGSQGFAGVD; this is translated from the exons ATGTCGGCACGTTCCAGCGGCTGTGTGGCCGCCTCGGTCATTCCCGTCCCCTCGTCTTCCTCTTCCTCGGCGGGCGGCGGcgatgtgccacgcccaccgccccGCAGGAGGGCCGCCTCTGTTGCAGGACAACAGCAATCGCGCCAGGAATTCGGCAACGGACACACGCCACgtcgatcgttggcagcagtG AACGACTCTGGCGACTCGTGTCACCTGCGAATCGTTGTGCTCAGCGGCCAGTCGCTGGCCAAAAAGGATATATTCGGCGCCAG CGACCCGTATGTCAGAATCGATTTGAACACAATCAACGGTGATATAAATATTGACTCTGTTTTGACAAAGACCAAAAAGAAG ACACTGAACCCAATCTGGAACGAAGAGTTCATATTCAGA GTTAAACCGTCTGAGCATAAGCTTGTCTTTCAAGTGTTTGACGAGAATCGCCTGACACGCGACGACTTTCTGGGCATGGTGGAGCTGACCCTGGTCAATCTGCCCACGGAGCAGGAGGGCCGCACCATCGGAGACCAAAGCTACACTCTGCGCCCGCGCAGGTCAGTAGG CAGCGCCAAATCCCGCATCAAGGGCACCCTGCGCATCTACCACGCCTTCATCCGGGAGACGCGGGAGCAGAGCGAGCCGTCCAGCGGCAACAGCGACGGCGAGTGGGAGCACGTGGAGGCCACCAATGCCGGCGAGACCTCGTCGCAGCCG CACCCCTTTCCCACTGGCGGCCACGACGCCCTGCCCGCTGGCTGGGAGGAGCGCCAGGATGCCAATGGGCGCACGTACTATGTGAATCACACGGCAAGGACGACGCAATGGGAGCGACCTACTAT CTTAACGAGCAACAGTAGTCAGTCCACTGACCAGCTGGGCTCGGATTTCCAGAGACGTTTTCACATCAGCGTGGACGAAACGGAGTCAGGACGTTCGGCG AGGTCGAGGAACGCTACTCACATGGAGGCCCTGGCCAGCGAGGAAAGCAGtcaggatgaggatgaggatggtGATGTGGCTGAGAATGGGGATGAGGAGATGGTGGATCTCCAGAATAATCAGGCCAATTGTCTGCACTGCGGCGAGCTGCATGACAATGAGGAAGCCGAGGAGGATGGCGATGAGCCGGAGCAGGACAATGTGGAGCTCCAGCCACCGACACCTGACCCAGATCAGCCCTCGGCCACATCCCGAAGCGCGCACACTTGTGATATACTCGATAGGAACTTGTACCTGAAACGCATATTC GACACCATCAGTCGGAATAGTTTAGAGGACAATAACAATGTTGCTGGCTTAGCAACGACACCATCAACAGAGGCAACCACACCCACAACGATCTCACCACCCAACACATCAACAAACAACAATGGATTTGCCATGTTACCTTGCCAAGAGGGCGTACAGACGGACCCAACAGTGGACCATACCAG TTTTGTTTACAATTCCCTGCGACATCCTGTCGCCCATAGGCAGCCCGAAATCTCGGCGACCAGTTTGCAGAACGACCTGCGGCCGGTGCGAGAGGCGCCCGGGGTGCCGGATGTGGCCATAACCAATCTGTTGACGCGGCGGGCCGCGGGCAACATGGCCGACGGTCTGGGACGACATCAGCAGCGGCGGCGACAGCAGATGCAACTGCACAtccagcagcatcagcagcggcaacagcagcttcagcagcagcaccagaaTAGAATATTG CTTGATGTGGATCATCGCCAGCCGGAGCTGCAACATCGGGGGCAACGAAACCAGCAACTTCAGTTGCTCCAGCGACATCAGCCATCG AATGAAGACACCGATCACACAGACAGCCACAATCCCTCCGACATCTCAGCTCCGTCCACCCGACGCAATTCCGAGGAAGACAACGCTGCTGTGCCTCCAATGGAACAA AATGCTGGTGGCGAGGAGGAACCCCTGCCACCGCGCTGGTCGATGCAGGTAGCCCCTAACGGCAGGACGTTCTTCATTGACCACGCATCCCGGCGGACCACCTGGATTGATCCCCGCAACGGAAGGGCCAGCCCTATGCCAAATCAGACGCGTCGCGTCGAGGACGACCTGGGTCCCTTGCCCGAGGGCTGGGAGGAGCGGGTGCACACCGACGGACGCGTGTTCTATATAGATCATA ACACGCGAACCACGCAGTGGGAGGATCCTCGCTTGTCCAATCCAAACATTGCCGGACAGGCTGTGCCCTACTCCCGAGATTACAAACAGAAATACGAGTATTTCAAGAGTCATATTAGAAAGCCT ACCAATGTaccaaataaatttgaaatacGTATTCGCCGTACATCGATTCTAGAGGATTCTTACAGAATTATCAGTTCGGTAACCAAAACCGATTTACTAAAGACTAAATTATGGGTGGAGTTTGAGGGAGAAACTGGGTTAG ATTACGGAGGCCTTGCTAGGGAATGGTTCTATTTACTATCGAAAGAAATGTTCAATCCGTATTATGGGCTCTTTGAGTACTCGGCCATGGACAACTATACGCTGCAGATAAACAATGGCAGCGGTTTGTGCAACGAAGAGCATTTAAGTTACTTCAA ATTCATCGGCCGCATTGCGGGCATGGCTGTGTATCATGGAAAGCTGCTGGATGCCTTCTTTATTCGTCCATTCTACAAGATGATGCTGCAGAAGCCCATTGACCTGAAGGACATGGAGTCTGTGGACACGGAGTACTACAACTCGCTAATGTGGATCAAGGAGAACGATCCGCGCATCCTCGAACTGACTTTCTGCCTGGATGAGGACGTTTTTGGCCAGAAGAGTCAGCACGAACTAAAGCCGGGTGGCGCCAACATAGACGTGACAAATGAAAACAAGGATGAATACATCAA ACTGGTTATTGAATGGCGTTTTGTGGCACGTGTCAAGGAGCAGATGTCGTCCTTCCTGGATGGCTTCGGATCGATTATCCCCCTGAATCTTATTAAAATATTCGATGAGCATGAGCTGGAGCTGCTGATGTGCGGCATACAGAACATCGATGTGAAGGACTGGCGCGAGAATACTCTATACAAGGGCGACTACCACATGAATCACATAATCATCCAGTGGTTCTGGCGGGCGGTGCTCTCGTTCTCCAACGAGATGCGTTCCCGCCTGCTGCAGTTTGTGACGGGCACATCGCGCGTGCCAATGAACGGTTTCAAGGAGCTGTACGGCTCCAATGGCCCCCAGATGTTTACCATCGAGAAGTGGGGCACGCCCAATAACTTTCCAAGGGCACATACCTG TTTCAACCGCCTGGACCTGCCGCCCTACGAAGGCTACCTGCAGCTGAAGGACAAACTGATCAAGGCCATCGAGGGCAGTCAAGGATTTGCCGGAGTTGATTAA
- the LOC119555648 gene encoding E3 ubiquitin-protein ligase Nedd-4 isoform X8, with translation MAESTTTSPSVTSEDGQIHGCNNSDNDSGDSCHLRIVVLSGQSLAKKDIFGASDPYVRIDLNTINGDINIDSVLTKTKKKTLNPIWNEEFIFRVKPSEHKLVFQVFDENRLTRDDFLGMVELTLVNLPTEQEGRTIGDQSYTLRPRRSVGSAKSRIKGTLRIYHAFIRETREQSEPSSGNSDGEWEHVEATNAGETSSQPHPFPTGGHDALPAGWEERQDANGRTYYVNHTARTTQWERPTILTSNSSQSTDQLGSDFQRRFHISVDETESGRSAPQRSRNATHMEALASEESSQDEDEDGDVAENGDEEMVDLQNNQANCLHCGELHDNEEAEEDGDEPEQDNVELQPPTPDPDQPSATSRSAHTCDILDRNLYLKRIFDTISRNSLEDNNNVAGLATTPSTEATTPTTISPPNTSTNNNGFAMLPCQEGVQTDPTVDHTSFVYNSLRHPVAHRQPEISATSLQNDLRPVREAPGVPDVAITNLLTRRAAGNMADGLGRHQQRRRQQMQLHIQQHQQRQQQLQQQHQNRILLDVDHRQPELQHRGQRNQQLQLLQRHQPSNEDTDHTDSHNPSDISAPSTRRNSEEDNAAVPPMEQNAGGEEEPLPPRWSMQVAPNGRTFFIDHASRRTTWIDPRNGRASPMPNQTRRVEDDLGPLPEGWEERVHTDGRVFYIDHNTRTTQWEDPRLSNPNIAGQAVPYSRDYKQKYEYFKSHIRKPTNVPNKFEIRIRRTSILEDSYRIISSVTKTDLLKTKLWVEFEGETGLDYGGLAREWFYLLSKEMFNPYYGLFEYSAMDNYTLQINNGSGLCNEEHLSYFKFIGRIAGMAVYHGKLLDAFFIRPFYKMMLQKPIDLKDMESVDTEYYNSLMWIKENDPRILELTFCLDEDVFGQKSQHELKPGGANIDVTNENKDEYIKLVIEWRFVARVKEQMSSFLDGFGSIIPLNLIKIFDEHELELLMCGIQNIDVKDWRENTLYKGDYHMNHIIIQWFWRAVLSFSNEMRSRLLQFVTGTSRVPMNGFKELYGSNGPQMFTIEKWGTPNNFPRAHTCFNRLDLPPYEGYLQLKDKLIKAIEGSQGFAGVD, from the exons atggccgAGTCAACAACCACATCGCCATCGGTGACGAGCGAAGATGGCCAAATCCATGGCTGCAATAACAGTGAT AACGACTCTGGCGACTCGTGTCACCTGCGAATCGTTGTGCTCAGCGGCCAGTCGCTGGCCAAAAAGGATATATTCGGCGCCAG CGACCCGTATGTCAGAATCGATTTGAACACAATCAACGGTGATATAAATATTGACTCTGTTTTGACAAAGACCAAAAAGAAG ACACTGAACCCAATCTGGAACGAAGAGTTCATATTCAGA GTTAAACCGTCTGAGCATAAGCTTGTCTTTCAAGTGTTTGACGAGAATCGCCTGACACGCGACGACTTTCTGGGCATGGTGGAGCTGACCCTGGTCAATCTGCCCACGGAGCAGGAGGGCCGCACCATCGGAGACCAAAGCTACACTCTGCGCCCGCGCAGGTCAGTAGG CAGCGCCAAATCCCGCATCAAGGGCACCCTGCGCATCTACCACGCCTTCATCCGGGAGACGCGGGAGCAGAGCGAGCCGTCCAGCGGCAACAGCGACGGCGAGTGGGAGCACGTGGAGGCCACCAATGCCGGCGAGACCTCGTCGCAGCCG CACCCCTTTCCCACTGGCGGCCACGACGCCCTGCCCGCTGGCTGGGAGGAGCGCCAGGATGCCAATGGGCGCACGTACTATGTGAATCACACGGCAAGGACGACGCAATGGGAGCGACCTACTAT CTTAACGAGCAACAGTAGTCAGTCCACTGACCAGCTGGGCTCGGATTTCCAGAGACGTTTTCACATCAGCGTGGACGAAACGGAGTCAGGACGTTCGGCG CCACAGAGGTCGAGGAACGCTACTCACATGGAGGCCCTGGCCAGCGAGGAAAGCAGtcaggatgaggatgaggatggtGATGTGGCTGAGAATGGGGATGAGGAGATGGTGGATCTCCAGAATAATCAGGCCAATTGTCTGCACTGCGGCGAGCTGCATGACAATGAGGAAGCCGAGGAGGATGGCGATGAGCCGGAGCAGGACAATGTGGAGCTCCAGCCACCGACACCTGACCCAGATCAGCCCTCGGCCACATCCCGAAGCGCGCACACTTGTGATATACTCGATAGGAACTTGTACCTGAAACGCATATTC GACACCATCAGTCGGAATAGTTTAGAGGACAATAACAATGTTGCTGGCTTAGCAACGACACCATCAACAGAGGCAACCACACCCACAACGATCTCACCACCCAACACATCAACAAACAACAATGGATTTGCCATGTTACCTTGCCAAGAGGGCGTACAGACGGACCCAACAGTGGACCATACCAG TTTTGTTTACAATTCCCTGCGACATCCTGTCGCCCATAGGCAGCCCGAAATCTCGGCGACCAGTTTGCAGAACGACCTGCGGCCGGTGCGAGAGGCGCCCGGGGTGCCGGATGTGGCCATAACCAATCTGTTGACGCGGCGGGCCGCGGGCAACATGGCCGACGGTCTGGGACGACATCAGCAGCGGCGGCGACAGCAGATGCAACTGCACAtccagcagcatcagcagcggcaacagcagcttcagcagcagcaccagaaTAGAATATTG CTTGATGTGGATCATCGCCAGCCGGAGCTGCAACATCGGGGGCAACGAAACCAGCAACTTCAGTTGCTCCAGCGACATCAGCCATCG AATGAAGACACCGATCACACAGACAGCCACAATCCCTCCGACATCTCAGCTCCGTCCACCCGACGCAATTCCGAGGAAGACAACGCTGCTGTGCCTCCAATGGAACAA AATGCTGGTGGCGAGGAGGAACCCCTGCCACCGCGCTGGTCGATGCAGGTAGCCCCTAACGGCAGGACGTTCTTCATTGACCACGCATCCCGGCGGACCACCTGGATTGATCCCCGCAACGGAAGGGCCAGCCCTATGCCAAATCAGACGCGTCGCGTCGAGGACGACCTGGGTCCCTTGCCCGAGGGCTGGGAGGAGCGGGTGCACACCGACGGACGCGTGTTCTATATAGATCATA ACACGCGAACCACGCAGTGGGAGGATCCTCGCTTGTCCAATCCAAACATTGCCGGACAGGCTGTGCCCTACTCCCGAGATTACAAACAGAAATACGAGTATTTCAAGAGTCATATTAGAAAGCCT ACCAATGTaccaaataaatttgaaatacGTATTCGCCGTACATCGATTCTAGAGGATTCTTACAGAATTATCAGTTCGGTAACCAAAACCGATTTACTAAAGACTAAATTATGGGTGGAGTTTGAGGGAGAAACTGGGTTAG ATTACGGAGGCCTTGCTAGGGAATGGTTCTATTTACTATCGAAAGAAATGTTCAATCCGTATTATGGGCTCTTTGAGTACTCGGCCATGGACAACTATACGCTGCAGATAAACAATGGCAGCGGTTTGTGCAACGAAGAGCATTTAAGTTACTTCAA ATTCATCGGCCGCATTGCGGGCATGGCTGTGTATCATGGAAAGCTGCTGGATGCCTTCTTTATTCGTCCATTCTACAAGATGATGCTGCAGAAGCCCATTGACCTGAAGGACATGGAGTCTGTGGACACGGAGTACTACAACTCGCTAATGTGGATCAAGGAGAACGATCCGCGCATCCTCGAACTGACTTTCTGCCTGGATGAGGACGTTTTTGGCCAGAAGAGTCAGCACGAACTAAAGCCGGGTGGCGCCAACATAGACGTGACAAATGAAAACAAGGATGAATACATCAA ACTGGTTATTGAATGGCGTTTTGTGGCACGTGTCAAGGAGCAGATGTCGTCCTTCCTGGATGGCTTCGGATCGATTATCCCCCTGAATCTTATTAAAATATTCGATGAGCATGAGCTGGAGCTGCTGATGTGCGGCATACAGAACATCGATGTGAAGGACTGGCGCGAGAATACTCTATACAAGGGCGACTACCACATGAATCACATAATCATCCAGTGGTTCTGGCGGGCGGTGCTCTCGTTCTCCAACGAGATGCGTTCCCGCCTGCTGCAGTTTGTGACGGGCACATCGCGCGTGCCAATGAACGGTTTCAAGGAGCTGTACGGCTCCAATGGCCCCCAGATGTTTACCATCGAGAAGTGGGGCACGCCCAATAACTTTCCAAGGGCACATACCTG TTTCAACCGCCTGGACCTGCCGCCCTACGAAGGCTACCTGCAGCTGAAGGACAAACTGATCAAGGCCATCGAGGGCAGTCAAGGATTTGCCGGAGTTGATTAA